One genomic region from Gossypium hirsutum isolate 1008001.06 chromosome D13, Gossypium_hirsutum_v2.1, whole genome shotgun sequence encodes:
- the LOC107920623 gene encoding 5-amino-6-(5-phospho-D-ribitylamino)uracil phosphatase, chloroplastic isoform X1, translated as MVMVESIATTSLLGHRPLCGRFSARDVSCKQKSLSNFLSPFKEFIGKTIVVPPSPRLRVERLVNSSIKALAMELTKEVYSYEGKAPRNWSYLLDTSVERKPRLWLPENRADNPSLHNPLLRQERMGCGWLGALFEWEGVIIEDNPQLEKQAWLALAEEEGKSPPPAFILRRIEGMKNEQAISEVLCWSRDPAQLRRMAARREEVYQALQGGIYRLRNGSQEFLNALTRYKIPMALVSTRPRKVLETAIRAIGMEGFFSVIVAAEDVYRGKPDPEMFVYAAQLLKFIPERCIVFGNSNQTVEAAHDAWMKCVTIASKHPVYELGAADLVVNHLDELSIVDLKNLADIESAEFGSREPESELEIEEEESRPSTSIAIDDIFW; from the coding sequence ATGGTGATGGTAGAGTCGATTGCAACAACTTCACTTCTTGGACACCGCCCTTTATGTGGAAGATTTTCCGCTAGGGATGTCTCCTGCAAACAGAAATCTTTGAGTAACTTCCTGTCTCCTTTCAAAGAATTTATTGGCAAAACGATTGTTGTTCCTCCTTCGCCAAGATTGAGAGTGGAAAGGTTAGTTAATTCATCCATCAAGGCGCTTGCAATGGAGCTGACAAAAGAGGTTTATTCATATGAAGGAAAAGCACCAAGAAACTGGAGTTATCTACTTGATACTAGTGTAGAGCGAAAGCCTCGCTTATGGTTGCCGGAGAACAGAGCTGATAATCCTTCTTTACACAATCCCTTGCTTCGACAAGAAAGGATGGGCTGTGGTTGGTTAGGCGCTTTATTTGAATGGGAAGGAGTTATAATTGAAGATAATCCTCAGCTTGAGAAGCAAGCCTGGCTGGCTCTTGCTGAGGAAGAGGGAAAATCTCCTCCCCCTGCCTTTATCCTCAGAAGAATAGAAGGGATGAAAAATGAGCAAGCAATTTCTGAAGTTTTGTGCTGGTCAAGAGATCCAGCACAATTGAGAAGAATGGCTGCAAGGAGGGAAGAAGTTTACCAAGCTCTGCAAGGTGGGATATATAGATTACGTAATGGTTCCCAAGAGTTTCTAAATGCCTTGACACGTTACAAGATACCAATGGCATTGGTATCTACCCGGCCAAGAAAAGTTCTTGAGACTGCCATTCGAGCCATTGGGATGGAAGGGTTCTTCAGCGTCATTGTTGCTGCAGAAGATGTTTACCGGGGAAAACCAGATCCTGAAATGTTTGTTTATGCTGCACAGCTTCTGAAATTTATACCTGAGCGCTGCATTGTGTTTGGGAACTCTAATCAGACAGTTGAAGCTGCTCATGATGCATGGATGAAGTGTGTGACGATTGCTAGCAAGCATCCAGTATATGAGCTTGGGGCTGCAGACTTGGTGGTGAACCATTTAGATGAGCTCTCAATTGTTGATCTGAAGAACCTTGCTGATATAGAGTCGGCTGAATTTGGTTCCAGGGAGCCTGAGTCAGAGTTGGAGATAGAGGAAGAAGAGTCTCGGCCATCTACCTCAATAGCAATAGATGATATTTTCTGGTAA
- the LOC107920623 gene encoding 5-amino-6-(5-phospho-D-ribitylamino)uracil phosphatase, chloroplastic isoform X2, with the protein MVMVESIATTSLLGHRPLCGRFSARDVSCKQKSLSNFLSPFKEFIGKTIVVPPSPRLRVERLVNSSIKALAMELTKEVYSYEGKAPRNWSYLLDTSVERKPRLWLPENRADNPSLHNPLLRQERMGCGWLGALFEWEGVIIEDNPQLEKQAWLALAEEEGKSPPPAFILRRIEGMKNEQAISEVLCWSRDPAQLRRMAARREEVYQALQGGIYRLRNGSQEFLNALTRYKIPMALVSTRPRKVLETAIRAIGMEGFFSVIVAAEDVYRGKPDPEMFVYAAQLLKFIPERCIVFGNSNQTVEAAHDAWMKCVTIASKHPVYELGAADLVVNHLDELSIVDLKNLADIESAEFGSREPESELEIEEEESRPSTSIAIDDIFW; encoded by the exons ATGGTGATGGTAGAGTCGATTGCAACAACTTCACTTCTTGGACACCGCCCTTTATGTGGAAGATTTTCCGCTAGGGATGTCTCCTGCAAACAGAAATCTTTGAGTAACTTCCTGTCTCCTTTCAAAGAATTTATTGGCAAAACGATTGTTGTTCCTCCTTCGCCAAGATTGAGAGTGGAAAGGTTAGTTAATTCATCCATCAAGGCGCTTGCAATGGAGCTGACAAAAGAGGTTTATTCATATGAAGGAAAAGCACCAAGAAACTGGAGTTATCTACTTGATACTAGTGTAGAGCGAAAGCCTCGCTTATGGTTGCCGGAGAACAGAGCTGATAATCCTTCTTTACACAATCCCTTGCTTCGACAAGAAAGGATGGGCTGTGGTTGGTTAGGCGCTTTATTTGAATGGGAAGGAGTTATAATTGAAGATAATCCTCAGCTTGAGAAGCAAGCCTGGCTGGCTCTTGCTGAGGAAGAGGGAAAATCTCCTCCCCCTGCCTTTATCCTCAGAAGAATAGAAGGGATGAAAAATGAGCAAGCAATTTCTGAAGTTTTGTGCTGGTCAAGAGATCCAGCACAATTGAGAAGAATGGCTGCAAGGAGGGAAGAAGTTTACCAAGCTCTGCAAGGTGGGATATATAGATTACGTAATGGTTCCCAAGAGTTTCTAAATGCCTTGACACGTTACAAGATACCAATGGCATTGGTATCTACCCGGCCAAGAAAAGTTCTTGAGACTGCCATTCGAGCCATTGGGATGGAAGGGTTCTTCAGCGTCATTGTTGCTGCAGAAGATGTTTACCGGGGAAAACCAGATCCTGAAATGTTTGTTTATGCTGCACAGCTTCTGAAATTTATACCTGAGCGCTGCATTGTGTTTGGGAACTCTAATCAGACAGTTGAAGCTGCTCATGATGCATGGATGAAGTGTGTGACGATTGCTAGCAAGCATCCAGTATATGAGCTTGGGGCTGCAGACTTGGTGGTGAACCATTTAGATGAGCTCTCAATTGTTGATCTGAAGAACCTTGCTGATATAGAGTCGGCTGAATTTGGTTCCAGGGAGCCTGAGTCAGAGTTGGAGATAGAGGAAGAAGAGTCTCGGCCATCTACCTCAATAGCAATAGATGATATTTTCTG GTGA